The DNA region TTCTGCTGGTGTGATGCCTGTTGCCCGGTGCCGTCGCGGACGCGCCGGGCGGTCGCGGCGACCCTTTGGGCCACACGAGTGGCGAGTGTCCATCCTGCCATCCGGTGCGGACGGTCCGCGCACCGTACCGGATTTGACGATCTTGCGATCATCGCCATGGTGGAGGCGACGGAGAGTCAGGTCAACCGCGGCCCCGACGCCCCTGCCACGCGCCCCCGTGATCACCTCCGGTCAGCCACCCGGGGCGCGTCCGGGCGGTCCCCTAGGGGATGTCCCCCAACCCTGCTCGGATGGCCCGCCGGTCACCTCAAAAACCCGTACGGACACCGTTAGAGTGGCCGCAAACACGGGCCCGGCAGGCTCACCGCACACCAGCGGCGGAGCGCCCCGCGCGGGCGGCACGGCGAGGAGTGCGACAGGTGCGGCCAGTCGGCAGCAAGTATCTGCTTGAGGAGACCCTGGGGCGGGGTGCCACCGGGACGGTCTGGCGCGGCCTGGTGCGCCAGGACGTCCAGGCACCGGGCAGCGAGCCCGGGCAGCAGGTGGCGATCAAGGTGCTGCGCGAGGAACTGGCGGCCGATCCGGACGTCGTGATGCGCTTCCTGCGCGAGCGCTCGCTGCTGCTGCGGCTGAGCCACCCGAACATCGTCCGGGTCCGCGACCTGGTCGTCGAGGGCGAGCTGCTGGCCCTGGTGATGGACCTGGTGGAGGGCCCCGACCTGGCCCGCTACCTGCGCGCCAACGGCCCGTTCAGCCCGATCGCCGGCTCCCTGCTGATGGCCCAGGTCGCGGACGCGCTGGCGGCCAGCCACGCCGACGGGATCGTCCACCGCGACCTCAAGCCGGCCAACGTGCTGCTCGCCTCCACCGTGGTGCAGGGCACCGAGCAGATGCACCCGATGCTGACCGACTTCGGCATCGCCCGGCTGGCCGACTCCCCGGGCGTCACCCGCACCCAGGAGTTCGTCGGCACCCCCGCGTACGTCGCGCCGGAGTCCGCCGAGGGCCGCCCGCAGACCTCCGCGGTGGACGTCTACGGCGCCGGGATCATGCTGTACGAGCTGGTCACCGGCCGCCAGCCGTTCCAGGGTGACAGCGCCCTGGCCGTGCTCCAGGCCCATCTGGCGCAGGAGCCGCAGCGGCCCAGCACCATGCCCGAGCCGCTGTGGACGGTGATCGAGCGCTGCCTGCGCAAGGACCCGGCGCACCGGCCGAGCGCCACCGCGCTGGCCCGCGCGCTGCGGGTGGTCGCGGCCGGGGTCGGGGTGCACGCCTCCCCGGCGGCGGTGGACGAGGCGCTGGCGGTCGGCGCCCTGCTGCTGCCGGACCCGCAGCCGACCGCCGTCCCGGGCACCGTGCCCGCCGTACCCGGCGGACCGGCCGGGACCGAGGACCGCACCCAGGTGCTGCCCCCGGCCCCGGGCGCCCCGCAGTACGACCCGGCCGCGGCGACCCGGGTGATGGGCACCCAGTCGCCGCCCGCGCCGCCGTACGGCAGCCAGGACCGCACCCAGGTGATGCCGCCGACCGCCGTGCCGCCGCCCCCGCCCGCCGGGCCGCCCGCACCGCAGGAGGAGGCGCCGCATCCGTGGCAGACCCAGCTGCGGGCGGCGCGCGACCGCAACCAGCAGACCCAGGTCGGCTACTTCGGCCCGGAGGACTTCGAGGACCCCCAGGTCGCCCCGCCGCCCTACCAGGCAGGGCAGGGCGGCTCGGGCCAGCAGCCGCCGGCCGGCTACCGCCCGGACCCGCGCCGCCAGGGGCCGCCGCCCGGCTACGCCCAGCGCCCGCCGGTCGCCCCGCCGCCCTACCAGACAGGCCAGGCAGGCCAGCGCGGTCAGGGCGCCCCGGGCACCCAGGGCGCGCGGGGCGGCTACCGGCAGGCCCCGGCCGGCTACGGCCAGCCGCAGGGCGGCTACCCGCCGCCGTCCCCGCCCGCTCCGGCGGCGCGCCGGGCCGAGCCGCCCGCGCCGCAGTACCGGGAGCCCCCGCAGCGCCGCGAGGAGCCGCCCGCGCCGCCGCGCCGGGAGCCCGCCCCGCCGCGCGAGCGGCGTCCGCGCAGCCGCAACCGGATGTACATCCCGGGGCTGGGCTGCCTCAAGGGCTGCCTGATGGTGCTGCTGGTGCTGGCACTGGCCGGGGTGGCGTTGTGGAACTTCACGCCGCTGCCGCACTACTGGGACAACGTCGTGGGCTGGTGGGACTCGGCGCGGGACTGGGTGAACAGCGTCTTCGGCAAATAGGCGCGGGGCCGTCGGCCGCCCGGCGGATCGCTTCCGCAGCCGTCGGCCACCCGGTGGATCGCCGCCGGGGCAGCAGGATTGACGCTTTGTCGACAATTCGCGAGATTTCCCGCCCCGAGTGCCGCTCCACGGCCCCCAGGCGCCCCGCACAGGGGGTCCGGGCGCGTAGGTTGGTCGCTGTTGTCCCGCCCCACCGAGCGCGCCCGGACCCCCGGAGCGCTCCCGCGCCGCCCACGGAGCAGCATTGGCACGCAAGATCGGCAGCCGGTACACCGTCCACCAGGTGATCGGCCGGGGTTCGGCCGGGACGGTCTGGCTCGGTGAGGGGCCCGACGGCCCGGTGGCGGTCAAGCTGCTGCGCGAGGACCTCGCCGCCGACCAGGTGCTGGTCGGCCGCTTCGTCCAGGAGCGCACCGCGCTGACCAGCCTCGACCACCCCCGGGTGGTCGGCGTGCGCGACATGGTCGTGGACGGCAGCGACCTCGCCCTGGTGATGGAGCTGGTCCAGGGCACCGACCTGCGCTCCCGGCTGGAGCGGGACGGCGCCCTCCCGCCGCAGACCGCCGCCTCGATCATCGCCGACGTCGCCGACGGCCTCGCGGCCGCGCACGCGGCCGGGATCGTCCACCGCGACGTCAAGCCGGAGAACGTCCTGCTCGACCTCGCCGCCGCCCCCGGCCCCGGCGGCGCCCCGCGCGCCAAGCTCACCGACTTCGGCGTGGCCCGCCTGGTCGACGCCCCGCGCCGCACCCGGGCCACCCGGATCATCGGCACCCCCGACTACCTCGCCCCCGAGATCATCGAGGGCCTGGAGCCGCGCGCCGCCGTCGACATCTACGCCCTCGCCACCGTGCTGTACGAGCTGCTGGCCGGCTTCACCCCGTTCGGCGGGGGCCACACCGGCGCGGTGCTGCGCCGGCACGTCACCGAACAGGTGCCACCGATCCCCGGCCTGCCGGACGGGCTGTGGCGGATCATCTCCGAGTGCCTGGCCAAGGCCCCCGCCTCCCGGCTGCGCGCCGCCGAGCTGGCCGCCCGGCTGCGCGAGCAGCTGCCCTCGCTGGCCGGGCTCCCGGTGCTGGCCGTGCCGTCCCAGGGCCGGGCACCGGCCGAGGAGCAGCTGACCCCCGGCGAGGCCGTCTACGCCGAGGTCGACGCCGGCCCGGGCATCCACAAGCGCCGCCGCGGCCCGGCCGTCCCGCTGGTGCCCGGCGCCGCCCCGGACTCCACCCGGGACACCCACACCAGCCTGCGCCGCCCCTCGGCGGAGGAGCTGGCCGCGTACGCCGCCGAGTCCCGCGCCCAGCGGGCCGCCCCGGGCCACCGCCGGGACCGCGCGGCCCTGCTGCGCCGCCGTCGGCTGCTGGCCGTCGTGCTGGCGACCGTGCTGCTGCTGGCGGGCGCCGCCGCGGCCTGGACGGCCTTCGCGGCCACCGGGCCGGGCACCGGCCAGCCGGCCCGCCCGGCCGTGCACAGCACCGCCCCGCGGGCTCCCTAGGCCCTGTCCTCGGACTCCCGCCTGCGGGGCGCCCTCCGGGCGGACGACGGGAGTCCGAAGACGGGCCCCAGCCCGGTCCGTAACGGGGGTGTCGTCATGACCACCCCCGGAACCATTACCCTGGGGGGCGTGGCAGCCGTCGATCCTTCCGAAGAGCTCAAGAACCTCGATACGACCATGGGGTCGATCGAGGCCGTCCTCGACCTGGACAAGATCCGGGCCGACATCGCGGTCCTGGAGGAGGAGGCAGCCGCCCCCACCCTGTGGGACGACGTCGCGAACGCGCAGAAGGTGACCAGTCGGCTCTCCTTCCTCCAGGGCGAACTGCGCCGCGTCGAGAGCCTGCGCGGGCGCATCGACGACCTGGGCGTGCTGTTCGAGCTCGCCGAGGCCGAGGACGACGCGGACACCCGCGCCGAGGCCGAGGCCGAGCTGGTCTCGCTCCAGAAGGCCGTCGAGGAGCTGGAGGTCCGCACCCTCCTCTCCGGCGAGTACGACGCCCGCGAGGCGCTGATCAACATCCGTGCCGAGGCCGGTGGCGTGGACGCCGCCGACTTCGCCGAGCAGCTGATGCGCATGTACCTGCGCTGGGCCGAGCGGCACGGGTACCCCACCGAGGTGTACGACACCTCGTACGCCGAAGAGGCCGGCATCAAGTCCGCGACCTTCACCGTGAAGGCCCCGTACGCCTACGGCACCCTCTCGGTCGAGCAGGGCACCCACCGCCTGGTCCGCATCTCGCCGTTCGACAACCAGGGCCGTCGGCAGACCTCCTTCGCCGGCGTCGAGGTGCTCCCGGTCGTCGAGCAGTCCGACCACGTCGACATCGACGAGGGCGACCTGCGGGTGGACGTCTACCGCGCCTCCGGCCCCGGTGGCCAGGGCGTCAACACCACCGACTCGGCGGTGCGCATCACCCACCTCCCGACCGGCATCGTGGTCTCCTGCCAGAACGAGCGCTCGCAGATCCAGAACAAGGCGTCCGCGATGAACGTCCTCCAGGCCAAGCTGCTCGAGCGGCGCCGGCAGGAGGAGAAGGCCGCGATGGACGCGCTGAAGGACAGCGGCAGCTCCTGGGGCAACCAGATGCGCTCCTACGTGCTGCACCCGTACCAGATGGTCAAGGACGTCCGCACCGCGTTCGAGGCGGGCAACCCGCAGGCGGTCCTGGACGGCGACATCGACGGCTTCATCGAGGCCGGCATCCGCTGGCGCAAGCAGCGGGAGACCGCGAACGAGGCGTGAGGATTCCGGCCTCGATGAAAATCAAGCACAGCATCGAGGCCGGCATCCGCTGGCGCAAGCAGCGGGAGACCAGCGCCGAGTAGGCACCGACCAAGCGAGAAGGCCCCGACGGCAGTCCGTCGGGGCCTTCTCGTACGTCTGGACTCAGGCCAGCGCCTGCCGCGCGATCAGCGCCACCGCGAGCAGCCCGGCCAGCAGGGCCAGCAGCATCGCGGGGGAGAGCGCGGCGAACGGCCCCTGCTGCTCCTGCAGCCGGGCCCGGTTGGCGCGGCACACCGGGCAACGCCCGTCGCTGACGCGGCCGTTGCAGTTGGCGCACACCAGATGGTCGCACGTCATGCGATCTCCTCCTCGCTGCTACAGCCAACGCACCGGACGGGGCTTTGGTTCCCTCTTCTTACCTGTACGGGGGAGTCTGCCCTGTACGGGGGGAGCGGCCGGACGCGGTCGCCACCTCCACTCTGCCAGGTTCTGGCGCTTCCGGCTCCCGGGCTGTGAGATGGCTCGCAATTATCGGGGCACAACTGGACATACGCCCCCAGATTCCGGAGCCCGCCCCCGGCGGTCCCTGCGGGCCGGCCGCCGGTTCGCGTATGGTCCCAGACCGGGAGCGGCCCTCCGCGCTCCCATCGCCCGCCGCCGGACCGGGCCTCCGGGGCGGACCGACCGAGGACTGGCGCCGCCTAGGATGGCCTCCGTGATGCAGCCGTGATCAGATTCGACAACGTCTCCAAGACCTATCCCAAGCAGAACCGTCCCGCCCTGGACAACGTCTCGCTGGAGATCGAGAAGGGTGAGTTCGTCTTCCTGGTCGGCTCGTCCGGCTCGGGAAAGTCCACCTTCCTGCGACTGTGCCTGCGCGAGGAGCGCCCCTCCACGGGCGCCGTGCACGTGCTGGGCAAGGACCTGGGCAAGCTGTCCAACTGGAAGGTGCCGCACATGCGCCGCCAGCTGGGCACCGTCTTCCAGGACTTCCGCCTGCTGCCGAACAAGACGGTCGCGCAGAACGTCGCCTTCGCGCTGGAGGTGATCGGCAAGCCCAAGAGCGCCATCAACAAGGTGGTGCCCGAGGTGCTGGAGCTGGTCGGCCTCGGCGGCAAGGAGGACCGCATGCCGGGCGAGCTGTCCGGTGGCGAGCAGCAGCGCGTGGCGATCGCCCGGGCGTTCGTGAACCGTCCGATGCTGCTGATCGCGGACGAGCCGACCGGCAACCTCGACCCGCAGAACTCGGTCGGCATCATGAAGCTGCTCGACCGGATCAACCGCACCGGCACCACGGTGCTGATGGCCACCCACGACCAGGCCATCGTCGACCAGATGCGCAAGCGAGTCATCGAACTCGACAAGGGGCTGCTCGTCCGCGACCAGGCCCGCGGCGTCTACGGGTACCAGCACTGACCGACCGGCGCTGACCCGTAGGGCCGCCGGCCCGAGCCGCCAGACCGCGCAGTACCGACCCTGGAGTTGTTTCCCGCATGCGTGCCCAGTTCGTCCTGTCGGAGATCGGTGTGGGTCTCCGACGCAATCTGACCATGACCATCGCGGTCGTGGTCAGCGTCGCGCTCTCCCTCGCCCTCGCCGGTTCCTCGCTCCTGGTCCGCGACCAGGTGAACTCCATGAAGGGGTACTGGTACGACAAGGTCGAGGTGAGCATCTACTTCTGCACCAAGGCGGACGCCCGCAACTCGCCGCAGTGCGACAAGGGCGCGGCCACCGACCAGCAGGTCAAGGACATCAAGGACCAGCTGGACAAGATGAGTTCGGTGGTCCAGTCGTCCACCTACGAGAGCTCCCCCGAGGCGTACAAGCACTGGAAGGAGATGAACCCGGACAACCCGCTCATCTCCGTCCTGGGCCCGGACGCCATGCCGCAGTCCTGGCGGGTGAAGCTCAACGACCCGACCAAGTACGACGTCATCCAGAGCGCCTTCGCGGGCAAGCCCGGCGTCAAGTCGGTCGAGGACCAGCGGAAGATCCTGGAGAACCTGTTCGGCCTGCTCAACGGCCTGCAGACGGCGGCGTTCGTGATCATGGTGCTGATGCTCTTCGTCGCGTTGCTGCTGATCGTCAACACCGTCCGGGTGTCGGCGTACAGCAGGCGGCGCGAGACCGGCATCATGCGCCTGGTCGGTGCCTCGAACTTCTACGTCCAGATGCCGTTCATCGCCGAGGCCGCGTTCTCCGCGCTGCTCGGCGCGGCGCTGGCGTCCGGTCTGCTGATCGGCGGGCACTTCTTCGTCCAGAACTGGCTGGCCGACCGGGTGCAGTTCATCCACTTCATCGGCCTCGGCTCGGTGCTGGCGGTGATCCCGCTGCTGGTCGTGGTCGGTATGGGCATGGCCGGCATCGCGGCGTTCTTCACGCTGCGCAAGTACCTCAAGGTCTGATCCCCACCGGTTCCTTCGGCCCCGTACGGCACTGCGCCGTACGGGGCCGTCGCCGTTCCGTGCTCCGCCGTTCCGGCCCGTCGCGCGCGGCGCGGTGTCTACACTCCGGTGCCATGCTGCAAACTCCGCGCAGGGCGCGTCAGGTCGCCGCCCTCAGCCTGGTGTTCGGCGCCGTGCTGCTGGCCGGCGCCGCGACCGGCGCCTGGGGCGACCCGCCGCGCCGCGCCGCCGCCGACCCCGCCCCGGCCGCCGCCGGGCTGCCGACGGACCCGGCCGGCAAGGCGCTGTCCGAGCAGCAGGCCGAGCACCTGCTCGCGGCCGGCGGGGACCGCTGGGGCGCGTACTACAGCGCCCAGGAGTACGCCGAGTTCAGCCAGGGCCTGGACGGCCGCTACCCCGGCGTCGGACTGTCCGTCGGCCGCGGTGAGGACGGCGTCACCGAGGTCTCCCAGGTCACCCCGGCCGGACCGGCCGCCCAGGCCGGGATCGCCGCCGGCGACCGGCTGCTGCGGATCGGCCCGGACCAGGCCGACCGGCTGCCGGTCACCGAGGTGGTGGCCCGGCTGCGCGGGCAGGGCGACGAGCGCCGGCCCGGCTCCGAGGTCACCCTGGCCGTGCAGCGCGGCGACGGGCAGGTGCGCGAACTGCGGCTGAGGCGGGTGCTGCTGGACAGCCGGCAGGTCACCACCGAACACCTGGACCGGGGCGTGCTGCGGATCACCGTCCGGGCCTTCACCAGCGGCGTGGCCGACCAGGTGCGCGCCGCGCTGCGCGCCCCGCACACCGGTGTGGTGCTCGATCTGCGCGGCAACTCCGGCGGATTGGTGGACGAGGCGGTCGGCACCGCCGGGAGCTTCCTGGACGGCGGACCGGTCGGCTCCTACCAGGAGCGCGGCGAGACGCGGGAGTTGACCGCCCCGCCCGGCGGCGACCGGCGCACCCCGCTGGTGGTGCTGGTGGACGGCGGCACGATGAGCGCCGCCGAACTGCTCGCCGGCGCCCTCCAGGACCGCAGCCGCGCCGTGGTGGTGGGCTCGCGGACCTTCGGCAAGGGCACCGTCCAGCAGCCCAGCAGACTGGCCGACGGCGCCGTGCTGGAGATGACCGTCGGCCGCTACCACACCCCGGCCGGGCGCTCGCTGGACGGCACCGGCCTGACCCCGGACGTCCCGGCCGCCGCGGGAGAGGACGCCGACGCGCTGGCCCTGCGGGTCCTCGCCGGGCTGGGGACCCAGTCCTGACCCGCCGGACAGCCCCTAAAGCAGCTGCCCGATCCGGCGCCGAAGTGCGAGAATGACGACGCTATGGCAAAGGAAACCGGACAGAAGCTGATCGCGCAGAACAAGAAGGCGCGACACGAGTACACGATCCTCGACACCTACGAGTGCGGCCTCGTCCTCACCGGCACCGAGGTCAAGTCGCTGCGCGAGGGGCGGGCCAACCTGGTCGACGGCTACGCGTACGTCCAGAACCACGAGGCGTGGATCGACAACGTCTTCATCCCCGAGTACACCCAGGGGACGTGGACCAACCACGCGGCCCGGCGCAAGCGCAAGCTGCTGCTGCACAAGCTGGAGATCCGCAAGATCGAGACCAAGGTCCGCGACGCGGGCCACACCCTGGTCCCGCTGTCGCTGTACTTCAAGGACGGCCGGGTCAAGCTGGAGCTCGCGCTCGCGGTCGGCAAGAAGCTGTACGACAAGCGCCAGACGCTGCGCGAGAAGCAGGACACCCGCGAGGCGGCCCGCGCGGTGGCGGCGGCCCGGCGGCGCCAGCGTTAATCCGCTGGACCCTCGCCCGTCGCCTCGCGTACTATGGCGCAAGCAACACGGACGGTCACCGTCCGAGCTGTTTCTCAACAAAACATGGGGATGATCGGTTTCGACAGGGGATGTTGAAACAGGGGAAGCGAGCCGAGGAACGCGGCAATGATCTCGTTAACCACGTGTCGCAAAAAAATAATCGCCAACTCTAAGCGCGATTCCCAGCAGTTCGCTCTCGCTGCCTAATAAGCACCGATAGCGCTTGGGTGTCAGACCGGGGAGTTCCCGACCCGGACCCTGGCATAATCTAGGGAACTCAACCGTCCGCCCGGGCTGCGGGGGCGGATGGGAAATCAAACAGCAGCTGGGCCTGTTGGCGGCTTGTCCGTGTGACCGCCAGGGCCGAGAAAAGCACAGCGGACTGCGCTCGGAGAAGCCCTGAATTAACTCCACTGGACCCGGGTTCGATTCCCGGCATCTCCACCACCCCATGTTCACACCGAAGGCCGTCCACCGCTCACGCGGAGGGCGGCCTTCGAACTTTTACCGTCCCGGTGCGGCGCGTCCGCCCGCCCGGGCGTAGGATCATCCGTCCGCTCGTTTTCCGGAGCCGGATTCCGCCGCAACCCCCGCCGCAAAACCCCGAGGCCATGCAGAGCAACACGGACACCACCCCCACCGCCGATCACGAGACCGTCCGCGCGCGCGAGATCGCCGGTGAGCAGCAGCACCTCGACACGGTCTACCACCGGCTGGAGGAGAAGCTCGCCGAGGCCGAGTACATCCTCGAGGACGCCGCCAAGCGGGTCCAGGTCGGCACCCCCGGCGCCCTCGCCGAACGCGACGCCCAGGTCTACCGGGCCGGCGCGCACCTCCAGCGCCTCAACAACGAGTTCGAGGACTTCCTCTTCGGCCGGATCGACCTCCAGCAGGCGGATGCCCCGGAGGAGCACGGCATCCCGTCCAACACCCCGCTCGACCCGGCCGACCCGGCCGTCGCCGAAACCCTCCACATCGGCCGCCTGGGCGTGCTGGACGCCGAGTACGGCCCGCTGGTGATCGACTGGCGGGCGCCCGCCGCCGCGCCGTTCTACCGCGCCACCCCCGTGGAGCCGGGCCGGGTGATCCGCCGCCGGGTGATCCGCTCCAAGGGCCGCAAGGTGATCGGCGTCGAGGACGACCTGCTGCGCCCCGACCTCACCCCGACCCTGGACGGCCGGGAGCTCGCCGTGGTCGGTGACGGCGCGCTGATGGCCTCGCTCGGCCGCGCCCGCAGCCACTCGATGCGCGACATCGTCTCCTCGATCCAGAAGGAGCAGGACGAGGTGATCCGCGCCGCCGCGGCCGGCGCCACGCTCGTCACCGGCGGACCCGGCACCGGCAAGACCGCCGTCGCCCTGCACCGCGCCGCGTACCTGCTCTACCAGGACCGCCGCCGCTACGCCGGGGGCATCCTGGTGGTCTCGCCCACCCCGCTGCTGGTCTCCTACACCGAGGGCGTGCTGCCCTCGCTCGGTGAGGAGGGCCAGGTCGCCATCCGCGCCGTCGGCTCGCTGGTGGACGGCATCGAGGCGGGCACCTACGACACCCCGGAGGCTGCCCGGGTCAAGGGTTCGGCCCGGATGGTGCAGCTGCTGCGCCGGGCCGCCCGGGCGGCGCTGGAGCTGGGCGCCCCGCAGGAGCTCAAGGTGGTGGCCCGCGGCGAGGTGCTGAAGCTGGACGCGGGCCGGCTGCGGGCCGTCCGCGGCAACGTGGTGGGCTCCGGCGGCACCCCGCTGAACCTGCTGCGCCCGCGCGCCCGCCGACTGCTGCTGGACGCCCTGTGGCAGGAGGCCACCCGGCACCTGCCCAAGCCCACCGACCACTACGCCCGGGAGCAGCGCCAGGAGGAGAAGGAGTCCTTCGACGAGTACGTCTCGGACGAGCCGTCGTTCCTGGACTTCCTGGACGCCTGGTGGCCGGCCCTGAGCCCGCGCCGGGTGCTCGGCACGCTCAAGCAGACCCGGCACACCAACCGGATCGCCCGGCGCGCCGTCACCCCGGACGAGGCGAAGCTGCTGGCCGCCTCCTGGCGCCACCTGTCCCCGGAGGGCGAGGGCGCGCTGTCGGCGCACGACGTGGCGCTGGTGGACGAGCTGCAGGTGCTGCTCGGCGAGCCGGCCCGCCCGAAGGTCCGCGAGGTGGACGCGGTGGACCTGCTGAGCGGCCTGGAGGAGGTCACCACCTTCGCCGACCGCAGCTCCCGCCAGCGCGACCGCCAGCCGGTGGAGCGCAAGGAGTACGCCCACGTGATCGTGGACGAGGCCCAGGACCTCACCCCGATGCAGTGGCGGATGATCGGCCGCCGGTCCCGGATGGCCACCTGGACCATCGTCGGCGACCCGGCGCAGTCCTCCTGGCCGTTCCCGCAGGAGGCCCAGGCCGCGCTGGACGAGGTGCTGGCCGGCAAGCCGCGCCGCCGCTTCACGCTGACCGTCAACTACCGCAACCCGGCCGAGATCGCCGAGGTCGCGGCCAAGGTGCTGGCGCTGGCCGCGCCGGGCACGCCCTCGCCGAGCGCGGTGCGCCACGTCGGCGTGGAGCCGCGCTTCGCGGCGGTCACCGACCCGGCGCCGGAGGCCTTCGGCAAGGCCGCCCGGGCCGAGCTGGAGCACCTGCTGGGCGAGGTGGACGGCACCGTGGCGATCGTGGTGCCGATGGACCGCCGGGCCGAGGCGGCGGGCTGGGCCGAGGGCCTGGGCGAGCGCGTGGTGGCGCTGGGCAGCCTGGAGGCCAAGGGCCTGGAGTACGACGCGACGGTGGTCGCCGACCCGACCGGCATCGCCGGCGAGTCGGAGGCCGGCCTGCGGGTGCTGTACGTGGCGCTGACCCGGGCGACCCAGCGGCTGACCGTGCTGTCCGGCCCGGACGACCTGCCGGACGCGGCGGGGGTGCCCGCGCTGCTGCACGGCTGACCCGTCCATGACGAAGGCCCCTCACCGCCGGTGAGGGGCCTTCAGACGTTTAGTACACCGACCCGCCATGCTCGCCTCGCGGCAAGTGGTCCCTCTAAGGGACGAAGGTTGGGCCCGGGGGCTTGGATCGAGCCGGTGCCTGTCCAATGTAACGCATCGGCCCGGAGAGGCAAGGAGTGGACGGCGGAAGAGCGCGGCCGGTCGGGTCGGGTTGTCGGATCCGCACACTCAATGAACGTTATTTCTGGCAAGCCCCTGGAAGGTGCGACGATCGAGGTCTAGCATGCGCAGGCGATGCCTTTCAACAAAATGTTGAGCCTGCGGGACAGACGGAAGAAGGATGCGTCGATGGCGACGGTGCCCAGTGTCTCCAACTCGATCACGGTGCGACTGGAGGTCCCGGCCCGCGGCAACGCGGTCAGCGCGATCACCACGGCCGTGGAGTCCTCCGGCGGATCGGTGACCGGTCTCGACGTCACGGCTTCCGGCCTGGAGGCGCTGCGGATCGACGTGACCGTGGCGGCCTCCTCGGTCGCGCACGGTGAGGAGATCGTCGAGAAGCTGCGGGCGATCGACGGCGTGTCGATCGGCAAGGTCTCGGACCGCACCTTCCTGATGCACCTCGGCGGCAAGATCGAGATGTCCTCGAAGCTGCCGATCCGCAACCGTGACGACCTCAGCATGATCTACACCCCGGGTGTCGCCCGGGTCTGCATGGCGATCGCCGAGAACCCCGAGGACGCCCGCCGGCTGACCATCAAGCGCAACAGCGTCGCGGTGGTCACCGACGGCTCGGCGGTGCTGGGCCTGGGCAACATCGGCCCGGCGGCCGCGCTGCCCGTCATGGAGGGCAAGGCGGCCCTGTTCAAGCGCTTCGCCGGGATCGACGCCTGGCCGATCTGCCTGGACACCCAGGACACCGACGAGATCGTCGCCATCGTCAAGGCGATCGCCCCGGGCTTCGCCGGCATCAACCTGGAGGACATCTCCGCGCCGCGCTGCTTCGAGATCGAGGCCCGGCTGCGCGAGGCCCTGGACATCCCGGTCTTCCACGACGACCAGCACGGCACCGCGATCGTGGTGCTGGCCGCCCTCACCAACGCGCTGAAGGTGGTCGGCAAGGAGATCGGCGACATCCGCGTGGTGATGTCGGGCGCGGGCGCCGCCGGCACCGCGATCCTCAAGCTGCTGCTGGCCGCCGGCGTCGAGCACGCCACCGTCGCGGACGTGCACGGCGTGGTCCACCTGGGCCGTGACGACCTCAACGACAGCCTGCGCTGGATCGCCGAGCACACCAACCGCTCGGGCCGCACCGGCAGCCTCAAGGAGGCCGTGGCGGGCGCGGACGTGTTCATCGGCGTCTCGGCCCCGAACGTCCTGGACGGCGACGACCTGGCCACCATGGCCGACCAGGCCATCGTGTTCGCGCTGGCCAACCCGGACCCGGAGGTCGACCCGGCCGTCGCCCGGCAGACCGCCGCCGTGGTCGCCACCGGCCGCAGCGACTTCCCGAACCAGATCAACAACGTGCTGGTCTTCCCGGGCGTCTTCCGCGGCCTGCTGGACGCCCAGAGCCGCACGGTCAACACCGAGATGATGATCGCCGCCGCCCGGGCGCTGGCCACCACCGTCGGCGACGACGAGCTGAACGCCAACTACATCATCCCGAGCGTCTTCAACAAGGACGTCGCCAAGACCGTCGCCGCCGCGGTGCGCGAA from Kitasatospora cathayae includes:
- a CDS encoding S41 family peptidase produces the protein MLQTPRRARQVAALSLVFGAVLLAGAATGAWGDPPRRAAADPAPAAAGLPTDPAGKALSEQQAEHLLAAGGDRWGAYYSAQEYAEFSQGLDGRYPGVGLSVGRGEDGVTEVSQVTPAGPAAQAGIAAGDRLLRIGPDQADRLPVTEVVARLRGQGDERRPGSEVTLAVQRGDGQVRELRLRRVLLDSRQVTTEHLDRGVLRITVRAFTSGVADQVRAALRAPHTGVVLDLRGNSGGLVDEAVGTAGSFLDGGPVGSYQERGETRELTAPPGGDRRTPLVVLVDGGTMSAAELLAGALQDRSRAVVVGSRTFGKGTVQQPSRLADGAVLEMTVGRYHTPAGRSLDGTGLTPDVPAAAGEDADALALRVLAGLGTQS
- the smpB gene encoding SsrA-binding protein SmpB, whose protein sequence is MAKETGQKLIAQNKKARHEYTILDTYECGLVLTGTEVKSLREGRANLVDGYAYVQNHEAWIDNVFIPEYTQGTWTNHAARRKRKLLLHKLEIRKIETKVRDAGHTLVPLSLYFKDGRVKLELALAVGKKLYDKRQTLREKQDTREAARAVAAARRRQR
- a CDS encoding HelD family protein; its protein translation is MQSNTDTTPTADHETVRAREIAGEQQHLDTVYHRLEEKLAEAEYILEDAAKRVQVGTPGALAERDAQVYRAGAHLQRLNNEFEDFLFGRIDLQQADAPEEHGIPSNTPLDPADPAVAETLHIGRLGVLDAEYGPLVIDWRAPAAAPFYRATPVEPGRVIRRRVIRSKGRKVIGVEDDLLRPDLTPTLDGRELAVVGDGALMASLGRARSHSMRDIVSSIQKEQDEVIRAAAAGATLVTGGPGTGKTAVALHRAAYLLYQDRRRYAGGILVVSPTPLLVSYTEGVLPSLGEEGQVAIRAVGSLVDGIEAGTYDTPEAARVKGSARMVQLLRRAARAALELGAPQELKVVARGEVLKLDAGRLRAVRGNVVGSGGTPLNLLRPRARRLLLDALWQEATRHLPKPTDHYAREQRQEEKESFDEYVSDEPSFLDFLDAWWPALSPRRVLGTLKQTRHTNRIARRAVTPDEAKLLAASWRHLSPEGEGALSAHDVALVDELQVLLGEPARPKVREVDAVDLLSGLEEVTTFADRSSRQRDRQPVERKEYAHVIVDEAQDLTPMQWRMIGRRSRMATWTIVGDPAQSSWPFPQEAQAALDEVLAGKPRRRFTLTVNYRNPAEIAEVAAKVLALAAPGTPSPSAVRHVGVEPRFAAVTDPAPEAFGKAARAELEHLLGEVDGTVAIVVPMDRRAEAAGWAEGLGERVVALGSLEAKGLEYDATVVADPTGIAGESEAGLRVLYVALTRATQRLTVLSGPDDLPDAAGVPALLHG
- a CDS encoding NAD-dependent malic enzyme: MATVPSVSNSITVRLEVPARGNAVSAITTAVESSGGSVTGLDVTASGLEALRIDVTVAASSVAHGEEIVEKLRAIDGVSIGKVSDRTFLMHLGGKIEMSSKLPIRNRDDLSMIYTPGVARVCMAIAENPEDARRLTIKRNSVAVVTDGSAVLGLGNIGPAAALPVMEGKAALFKRFAGIDAWPICLDTQDTDEIVAIVKAIAPGFAGINLEDISAPRCFEIEARLREALDIPVFHDDQHGTAIVVLAALTNALKVVGKEIGDIRVVMSGAGAAGTAILKLLLAAGVEHATVADVHGVVHLGRDDLNDSLRWIAEHTNRSGRTGSLKEAVAGADVFIGVSAPNVLDGDDLATMADQAIVFALANPDPEVDPAVARQTAAVVATGRSDFPNQINNVLVFPGVFRGLLDAQSRTVNTEMMIAAARALATTVGDDELNANYIIPSVFNKDVAKTVAAAVREAALADAQAPAPARPTPGIVGTLDTASFPTVKL